The following coding sequences are from one Granulicella sp. L56 window:
- a CDS encoding M1 family aminopeptidase translates to MSVFPQNRFQHRVYLITLSLALCPVAIAQVKQPAAGQRDKVLFSSDQPPASVATKSARSIDTVSDTERNSLTFTAYDLDAHLIPAKSQLSVRAKLTVRNVGTEPLTDLAFQLSSSLNWESFEMRSGDHVVPLAFAQHLIDTDTDHTGQAKEAIVTLPQPLAPNATVELTTFYSGEIQQSAKRLERIGAPPDQAAAADWDKIAPDSTALRGFGNVLWYPTASAPALLGDGAKLFQLVGKTRLQQAAATIHLRLAVEYIGNPPDAAFFCGQRKPMVAVNENVDAASAANQPGVATADFPSRPLGFRSASLFLTAGAATTTDGNQIAAVTDHYDTVPTYAAAAIKVQPLLKEWLGPTPLTTLNIIDHNGQPFEDDSLLVAPMRAVDPDTLAPALVHSLTHAWFRSSHVWLDEGVPQFMSLLWVEHTQGRDVALQQLQQQVNTLALAEPAPSENADLTLEGQSLIRASDEIYYRTKAAAVLWMLQSIVGNDALKQALQSYRQSGSRDDDPKEFQHVLEQSSHKDLNWFFNDWVYHDRGLPDLTIANVTPRQLPAQGLKAASFLVAIEIRNNGDAAAEVPVTVRSGALTTTERLRIMGRSSASTRIVFEGTPSEVMVNDGSVPEIEASTHTKQLVMH, encoded by the coding sequence ATGTCCGTTTTTCCGCAGAACCGTTTCCAGCACCGCGTTTACCTGATCACCCTCTCTCTGGCGCTATGTCCCGTAGCTATAGCTCAGGTCAAGCAGCCTGCTGCTGGGCAGCGCGACAAAGTTCTCTTCAGCAGCGACCAGCCTCCCGCATCGGTCGCGACGAAGAGTGCAAGGTCAATCGATACCGTCAGCGATACGGAGCGCAACTCTCTCACCTTCACCGCCTACGATCTGGATGCACATCTGATTCCCGCCAAGTCGCAGCTTTCGGTAAGAGCGAAACTAACCGTACGCAACGTTGGAACTGAGCCGCTGACCGATCTGGCCTTCCAGTTGTCCTCTTCGCTGAACTGGGAGAGCTTCGAGATGCGCAGCGGTGACCACGTCGTTCCTCTGGCCTTCGCGCAGCACCTCATCGACACTGACACCGACCACACAGGCCAGGCAAAAGAAGCCATCGTAACCCTGCCCCAACCGCTGGCTCCCAACGCCACAGTCGAACTGACAACGTTCTACTCCGGCGAGATTCAGCAATCGGCGAAGCGTCTGGAGCGCATTGGAGCACCGCCCGACCAGGCGGCGGCGGCGGACTGGGACAAGATCGCCCCTGACAGCACCGCTCTTCGCGGATTTGGCAACGTACTTTGGTATCCCACCGCATCCGCGCCCGCGCTCCTTGGTGATGGAGCCAAGCTCTTCCAGCTCGTCGGCAAGACCCGGCTGCAGCAGGCTGCTGCGACGATCCACCTGCGGCTCGCCGTCGAGTACATCGGCAACCCACCCGATGCAGCCTTCTTCTGCGGCCAGCGTAAACCGATGGTCGCCGTCAACGAGAACGTCGATGCGGCATCGGCAGCGAATCAACCCGGAGTTGCAACCGCAGACTTCCCCAGTCGTCCATTGGGCTTCCGCTCTGCAAGCCTGTTCCTCACCGCCGGAGCTGCCACGACCACCGATGGAAACCAGATCGCCGCTGTGACGGACCACTACGACACGGTACCCACCTATGCGGCAGCCGCCATCAAGGTACAACCGCTGCTGAAGGAATGGCTCGGCCCCACTCCCCTGACCACGCTCAACATCATCGACCACAACGGCCAGCCGTTTGAAGACGACTCTCTTCTCGTCGCCCCGATGCGTGCCGTCGATCCGGATACTTTGGCTCCGGCCCTGGTTCACTCGCTTACGCACGCATGGTTCCGCTCCTCTCATGTATGGCTCGACGAAGGCGTACCGCAGTTCATGTCCCTGTTGTGGGTTGAGCATACTCAAGGCCGCGACGTTGCGCTTCAACAACTGCAACAGCAGGTAAACACGTTAGCTTTGGCCGAACCCGCACCGTCCGAGAACGCTGACCTGACGTTGGAGGGACAGAGCCTGATTCGGGCAAGTGATGAGATCTACTACCGAACCAAGGCGGCGGCCGTTTTGTGGATGTTGCAGTCCATCGTTGGGAACGATGCGCTCAAGCAGGCATTGCAAAGCTATCGCCAAAGCGGCAGTCGAGACGATGATCCAAAAGAGTTTCAACATGTGCTGGAGCAGTCCTCGCACAAAGATCTCAATTGGTTCTTCAATGACTGGGTCTATCATGACCGCGGTCTACCTGACCTGACCATCGCCAATGTGACGCCGCGCCAACTACCGGCACAAGGCCTGAAGGCAGCGAGCTTCCTGGTTGCCATCGAGATCCGCAACAATGGCGACGCTGCCGCGGAAGTTCCTGTCACGGTACGTTCAGGAGCGCTCACGACGACCGAGCGGCTTCGCATCATGGGACGATCGAGCGCTTCGACACGGATCGTCTTCGAAGGTACGCCCAGCGAGGTCATGGTGAACGATGGCAGCGTACCCGAAATAGAAGCAAGTACGCATACCAAGCAACTTGTAATGCATTGA